A stretch of DNA from Hydrogenophaga sp. SL48:
AACGGGTTCGAGGTCGGCATGAACTGCCCCAACGATCGCTATGTCAACGACGGCAACATCTGTCAGGCCGTCGCGGCCAACCTGGCCAAGGTGGGCGTGAAGGTCAACCTGCAGGTGGAAACCAAGGGCACCTACTTCCCGAAGGTCCTCAAGCGCGACACCAGCTTCTACCTGCTGGGTTGGTCGCCCAGCACCTACGATGCCCACAACGTGCTCAATGCGCTGATGCGCTGCGTGGACGACAAGGGTTCGGGCCAGTTCAACCTGGGGGCCTACTGCAACCCGAAGGTGGATGAGCTGACGCTCAAGGTCCAGTCGGAAACCGACAAGCCCAAACGCGACGCGATGATCAAGGAGGCCTTCAAGCTGCATTCGGACGACGTCGGTCACCTGCCGCTGCACCAGCAGGCACTGGCCTGGGGCATCGGCAGCAATGTGCAGCTGACGCAGCGCGCCGACAACCAGATGCCGTTCCGATACATCTCGGTGAAGTAGTGGAACCCCCCTGCGCCGCCTTCGGCGTCTTCCCCCCAGGGGGACGCCAGCAGCGGCCCGGCGAAGCCGGTTCCGCGCTGGCTCTGGATCGACTCCCCTGCAAACCGGCCAACAGGCTGGTTCATCGACATCGAAAGCGCCTTCGTTGATGGCTTTTGTTCGCCGTTGGCTTGACAGCGACGTCGGCCACAGTTTCCGCTCCTCGCCCACCGCCATGGTGGCGGCGTTGATTGCGTTCATCTGTGTGTTCTGCGCGGTGTTTGCGCCCTGGGTCGCGCCGCACAACCCTTTTGATCTGGCGACCCTGGAGCTGTCGAACGCGCGCCTGCCGCCGGCCTGGATGGAGGGCGGCAGCTCGCAGTTCTGGCTGGGCACGGAAGACCAGGGCCGAGACATCCTCTCGGCGCTGATGTACGGCGCGCGCATCTCGCTGGCCGTGGGGATGTCATCCGTGGTGTTGTCGGTGCTGATTGGCGTGTCGCTGGGCTTGCTGGCGGGCTATCTGGGGGGCTGGACGGACACCGTGCTGATGCGGCTGTGCGACGTGATGCTGTCGTTTCCGCCCATCCTCATCGCTTTGCTGATCGCGGGTGTGGGGCGGGCGCTGTTTCCGGGCGCGCAAGATGCCCTGGCGTTCGGCGTGCTGGTGGTGTCCATCACCCTCACGGGCTGGGTGCAGTACGCGCGCACGGTGCGTGGTTCCACGCTGGTGGAGCGCAGCAAGGAATACGTGCAGGCCGCGCGCGTCACGGGCGTGCCGCCGTTGCGCATCATGCGCCGACATGTGCTGCCCAATGTGATGGGGCCGGTGCTGGTGCTCGCCACGATCCAGGTGGCCACCGCCATCATCACCGAGGCCACGCTGTCGTTCCTGGGCGTTGGCGCGCCGGTGACATCCCCCTCGCTGGGCACGCTCATCCGCAACGGCAACGACTACCTGTTCTCCGGCGAGTGGTGGATCACCATCTTCCCTGGTGCCATGCTGGTGCTGATCGCACTGAGCGTGAACCTGCTGGGCGACTGGCTGCGCGATGCGCTCAACCCCAGATTGCGATGAGTCTGCTTCAAGTCAAAAACCTCGTCGTCGAGTTCCCGCACCGTCGCGGTACCTTGCGCGCGCTGGACGACATCTCTTTCGACATCGCCCCCGGCGAAATCCTCGGCGTGGTGGGCGAATCGGGTGCAGGCAAGTCACTCACAGGCGCGTCCATCATCGGCCTGCTGGAGCCACCGGGGCGCGTGGCGTCGGGCGAGATCCTGCTCGACGGCCGCCGCATCGACAACCTGCCGTTCGCCGAACTGCGCAAGGTGCGTGGCCGCCAGATCGGCGCGATCTTCCAGGACCCGCTGACCTCGCTGAACCCGCTGTATTCGGTGGGGCGCCAACTCATCGAGACCATCACCACCCACCTGCCGGTGAACCCGGCCGAGGCGCGGCAGCGCGCCATCCAGTTGCTGCGCGACACCGGCATCCCGGCGCCCGAGCAGCGCATTCACCATTTCCCGCACCAGTTCAGCGGCGGCATGCGCCAGCGCGTGGTGATCGCGCTCGCGCTGGCGGCCGAGCCCAAGCTCATCGTGGCCGACGAGCCGACCACGGCGCTGGACGTGTCGATCCAGGCGCAGATCA
This window harbors:
- a CDS encoding ABC transporter permease; the protein is MAFVRRWLDSDVGHSFRSSPTAMVAALIAFICVFCAVFAPWVAPHNPFDLATLELSNARLPPAWMEGGSSQFWLGTEDQGRDILSALMYGARISLAVGMSSVVLSVLIGVSLGLLAGYLGGWTDTVLMRLCDVMLSFPPILIALLIAGVGRALFPGAQDALAFGVLVVSITLTGWVQYARTVRGSTLVERSKEYVQAARVTGVPPLRIMRRHVLPNVMGPVLVLATIQVATAIITEATLSFLGVGAPVTSPSLGTLIRNGNDYLFSGEWWITIFPGAMLVLIALSVNLLGDWLRDALNPRLR
- a CDS encoding ABC transporter ATP-binding protein, which codes for MSLLQVKNLVVEFPHRRGTLRALDDISFDIAPGEILGVVGESGAGKSLTGASIIGLLEPPGRVASGEILLDGRRIDNLPFAELRKVRGRQIGAIFQDPLTSLNPLYSVGRQLIETITTHLPVNPAEARQRAIQLLRDTGIPAPEQRIHHFPHQFSGGMRQRVVIALALAAEPKLIVADEPTTALDVSIQAQIITLLKTICKERGAAVVLITHDMGVIAETCDRVAVMYAGRIAEIGPVHEVINHPAHPYTRGLMACIPDMGQDREHLHQIDGAMPRLNAIPPGCAYHPRCDRVMDRCRTQRPDLMPAGATRAACWLPGEPGEGAP